One part of the Arabidopsis thaliana chromosome 4, partial sequence genome encodes these proteins:
- the TPD1 gene encoding tapetum determinant 1 (TAPETUM DETERMINANT 1 (TPD1); FUNCTIONS IN: molecular_function unknown; INVOLVED IN: cell fate determination, anther development; LOCATED IN: endomembrane system; EXPRESSED IN: microsporocyte, floral meristem, flower, anther, leaf; EXPRESSED DURING: seedling growth; BEST Arabidopsis thaliana protein match is: unknown protein (TAIR:AT1G32583.1); Has 35333 Blast hits to 34131 proteins in 2444 species: Archae - 798; Bacteria - 22429; Metazoa - 974; Fungi - 991; Plants - 531; Viruses - 0; Other Eukaryotes - 9610 (source: NCBI BLink).), whose translation MNRRRLLVSATLLSYLLYGMALVSVEASGGEKLRDNLDLTKTTTSSPSISHRKMLLLSPGTGKTERSVEPERIGEKCKSTDIVVNQAVTEPMPNGIPGYMVEITNQCMSGCIISRIHINCGWFSSAKLINPRVFKRIHYDDCLVNNGKPLPFGSTLSFHYANTFPYHLSVAFVTCA comes from the exons ATGAACCGACGGCGACTTTTGGTATCGGCGACACTGCTCTCGTATTTGCTCTACGGCATGGCTCTCGTCTCCGTTGAAGCCTCCGGTG GTGAAAAGCTTAGAGATAATCTGGATTTGACTAAAACGACGACGTCGTCACCGAGCATATCACATCGGAAAATGCTGCTTCTCTCTCCTGGTACTG gaaaaacagaaagGAGTGTAGAGCCGGAGAGAATTGGAGAAAAGTGCAAGAGTACGGACATAGTGGTGAACCAAGCAGTAACGGAACCAATGCCTAACGGAATACCAGGCTACATGGTAGAGATAACGAACCAGTGTATGTCTGGATGCATAATTTCGAGGATCCACATCAACTGCGGTTGGTTCAGCTCAGCTAAGTTGATAAACCCAAGAGTCTTCAAGCGTATTCACTACGACGACTGTCTCGTCAACAACGGCAAGCCTTTGCCTTTTGGCTCCACTCTCTCTTTTCACTACGCCAACACTTTCCCTTACCATCTCTCTGTCGCCTTCGTGACATGTGCTTAG
- a CDS encoding Plant self-incompatibility protein S1 family (Plant self-incompatibility protein S1 family; LOCATED IN: endomembrane system; CONTAINS InterPro DOMAIN/s: Plant self-incompatibility S1 (InterPro:IPR010264); BEST Arabidopsis thaliana protein match is: Plant self-incompatibility protein S1 family (TAIR:AT4G24975.1); Has 30201 Blast hits to 17322 proteins in 780 species: Archae - 12; Bacteria - 1396; Metazoa - 17338; Fungi - 3422; Plants - 5037; Viruses - 0; Other Eukaryotes - 2996 (source: NCBI BLink).), translated as MCPSSFRLILSVILIAFLFVGLCEAHRHINVDIINDIGPNVQLGLHCKSKGKDLGPQSLAPHQHWGFTASLNVWETTLFFCHFVWENQSRWFDILKEKRDTIVCKYHPCVWSIRPSGPCRLTDHEKCYPCNADI; from the coding sequence atGTGCCCATCGTCATTTCGCTTGATTTTAAGTGTTATATTAATCgcttttctctttgttggtCTTTGCGAGGCTCATCGGCATATAAATGTGGATATCATCAATGATATTGGTCCAAATGTTCAATTGGGACTACACTGCAAATCGAAGGGTAAAGATCTCGGACCTCAATCTTTAGCCCCTCATCAACACTGGGGATTTACTGCATCTCTTAATGTTTGGGAGacgactctgtttttttgtcactttGTTTGGGAAAATCAGTCTAGATGGTTCGATATTCTTaaggaaaagagagatacAATTGTATGTAAATATCATCCCTGTGTTTGGAGTATTAGACCTAGTGGTCCATGTAGGTTAACGGATCATGAAAAATGTTACCCATGTAATGCTGATATTTGA
- a CDS encoding Plant self-incompatibility protein S1 family (Plant self-incompatibility protein S1 family; FUNCTIONS IN: molecular_function unknown; INVOLVED IN: biological_process unknown; LOCATED IN: endomembrane system; CONTAINS InterPro DOMAIN/s: Plant self-incompatibility S1 (InterPro:IPR010264); BEST Arabidopsis thaliana protein match is: Plant self-incompatibility protein S1 family (TAIR:AT4G24975.1); Has 30201 Blast hits to 17322 proteins in 780 species: Archae - 12; Bacteria - 1396; Metazoa - 17338; Fungi - 3422; Plants - 5037; Viruses - 0; Other Eukaryotes - 2996 (source: NCBI BLink).), which yields MSGSLAFHIIMSVTFMVFFFGGLCEARGVNVDLINDIGPNVQLGLHCKSKNKDLGSQSLVSDQHWGFRASLGFWTVTLFFCHFEWENQSKWFDIFVEDRDLTCGDHCVWSIRPSGPCRLTGREKCFPWNNKY from the coding sequence atgagTGGCTCTTTGGCATTTCACATCATAATGAGTGTCACATTcatggtttttttctttggtggtCTATGCGAGGCTCGTGGGGTAAACGTGGATCTCATCAATGATATTGGTCCAAATGTTCAATTAGGACTACACTGCAAATCGAAGAACAAAGATCTCGGATCACAATCTTTAGTCTCTGATCAACACTGGGGGTTTAGAGCATCTCTTGGTTTTTGGACCgtgactctttttttttgtcattttgaaTGGGAAAACCAATCCAAatggtttgatatttttgttgaagacAGAGATTTAACATGTGGTGATCATTGTGTTTGGAGTATAAGACCTAGTGGTCCATGTAGACTAACGGGTCGAGAAAAATGTTTCCCATGGAATAATAAGTATTGA
- a CDS encoding Plant self-incompatibility protein S1 family (Plant self-incompatibility protein S1 family; FUNCTIONS IN: molecular_function unknown; INVOLVED IN: biological_process unknown; LOCATED IN: endomembrane system; CONTAINS InterPro DOMAIN/s: Plant self-incompatibility S1 (InterPro:IPR010264); BEST Arabidopsis thaliana protein match is: Plant self-incompatibility protein S1 family (TAIR:AT4G24974.1); Has 248 Blast hits to 237 proteins in 14 species: Archae - 0; Bacteria - 0; Metazoa - 0; Fungi - 0; Plants - 248; Viruses - 0; Other Eukaryotes - 0 (source: NCBI BLink).) translates to MNGSSAFHIILSVTFMVFLFGGLCEAGVVVNVDIINDIGPNVQLGLHCKSKDKDLGPQSLAPQQHWGFRKTLDFWGVTLFFCHFEWENQSKWFDILVAGRDRNTCAEHPCVWSIRPSGPCRLTGKEKCFPWNDQY, encoded by the coding sequence atgaATGGCTCTTCAGCGTTTCACATAATATTGAGTGTTACATTCatggtttttctctttggtgGTCTCTGCGAGGCTGGTGTTGTGGTAAACGTGGATATCATCAATGATATTGGTCCAAATGTTCAACTGGGACTACACTGCAAATCGAAGGACAAAGATCTCGGACCACAATCTTTAGCCCCTCAACAACACTGGGGGTTTAGAAAAACACTTGATTTTTGGGGCgtgactctgtttttttgtcattttgaaTGGGAAAACCAATCCAAATGGTTTGATATTCTTGTTGCTGGGAGAGATAGAAATACATGTGCTGAACATCCGTGTGTTTGGAGTATAAGACCTAGTGGTCCATGTAGACTAACGggtaaagaaaaatgtttccCATGGAATGATCAGTATTGA